In a single window of the Paenibacillus sp. MMS20-IR301 genome:
- a CDS encoding histidine phosphatase family protein: protein MLIGLIRHGLTDWNAEGKIQGQSDIPLNNEGRRQAEMLGDRLLQEPYHWDYCITSSLSRAAETGKIVAAKLGVPLLEPDQRIRERAYGQVEGMTAAAREAKWGKDWNQLSLGQESDEALQLRGLAFLEELSARYPEQNVLVISHGGFLAQLYTALFKGKYTERLGNLSLTILEKNEQEWNPVLYNCTRHILQNQH, encoded by the coding sequence ATGCTGATCGGCTTAATACGCCATGGGCTGACAGATTGGAATGCGGAAGGCAAAATTCAGGGACAAAGTGATATTCCGCTAAACAATGAAGGCCGGAGGCAGGCTGAGATGCTGGGAGACCGGCTTCTGCAGGAGCCTTACCACTGGGACTACTGCATCACGAGCAGTCTTTCCCGCGCAGCAGAGACCGGTAAGATTGTGGCTGCCAAGCTGGGTGTTCCTCTGCTTGAGCCTGACCAGCGGATCCGCGAGCGTGCCTACGGGCAGGTGGAGGGCATGACAGCCGCAGCACGGGAAGCAAAGTGGGGGAAGGACTGGAATCAGCTGTCACTGGGACAGGAGAGCGATGAGGCACTGCAGCTCCGCGGTCTTGCCTTTCTGGAGGAGCTTTCAGCCCGGTATCCTGAGCAGAATGTGCTGGTCATCTCCCACGGGGGATTCTTGGCCCAGCTCTATACCGCACTATTCAAAGGGAAATATACGGAACGGCTCGGGAATCTCTCATTGACCATTTTGGAGAAAAATGAGCAGGAGTGGAACCCCGTTTTGTACAACTGTACCCGTCACATCTTGCAGAATCAGCATTAA
- a CDS encoding gamma carbonic anhydrase family protein, translating into MRIAYGSYIPQLDESVYVAEGAKLVGDVRVGKQSSIWFNAVLRGDLAPVIIGERCNIQDGAVGHVGAGLPLVLEDDITVGHSAIIHGCRIGKGTLIGMGAIVLNGAEIGEYALIGAGSIVTENKVIPPYTLSLGTPAKVIRELTPQDLERMARTSESYVKKALEYGNS; encoded by the coding sequence ATGCGGATTGCTTATGGCAGTTACATACCGCAGCTTGATGAATCAGTCTACGTGGCGGAAGGTGCCAAACTGGTTGGAGATGTGAGAGTAGGGAAGCAGTCCAGTATCTGGTTCAATGCCGTATTAAGAGGCGACCTTGCTCCGGTAATTATCGGAGAGCGCTGCAACATTCAGGATGGTGCTGTGGGGCATGTGGGCGCCGGGTTACCGCTGGTGCTGGAGGATGATATCACGGTCGGCCATTCCGCAATTATTCACGGCTGCCGTATAGGCAAAGGCACATTAATCGGAATGGGTGCAATTGTACTGAACGGAGCAGAGATTGGTGAATATGCTTTAATAGGAGCCGGCTCCATTGTAACCGAAAACAAAGTCATTCCGCCCTATACTCTCTCCCTGGGGACTCCGGCCAAAGTAATCCGTGAGCTGACTCCGCAGGACCTGGAGAGGATGGCACGCACCAGTGAAAGCTATGTGAAAAAGGCACTCGAATACGGAAACTCTTAA
- a CDS encoding prephenate dehydrogenase: MTTKIAIFGVGLIGGSLALCFKGKEGLTVVGHAHRPESAVKYVSRGVVDQATLSLEEAALDADFIFLCVPVGMLEDYLQQLSRLPLKPGCIITDVGSTKASIAACALSLDLPGVHFIGGHPMAGSERSGVEAASSLLFENAYYVLTPPPGIPEEAYNALESLLLHTRAQIVRLGPERHDEIVGAISHLPHIIAVALVNQIHEYDDSDSLFSTLAAGGFRDITRIASSDPIIWRDILLNNRSVMLRLLKDWNDEVSTFISLLEQEDGTGIEAAFHEANEFRSQLPERRKGMIVPLFDLHIDVPDHPGIIGRIATELGDQGINLSNVQIIESREDVPGIMRLSFRQEHDMERARTLLQQNDYTVYV, encoded by the coding sequence ATGACGACAAAAATAGCAATCTTCGGTGTCGGCCTGATCGGAGGCTCTCTGGCCCTTTGTTTCAAAGGCAAGGAGGGTCTGACCGTTGTTGGGCATGCCCACCGTCCTGAATCTGCAGTTAAATATGTCAGCAGGGGAGTGGTCGATCAGGCTACGTTATCCCTGGAAGAAGCGGCCCTGGATGCTGATTTCATCTTCCTCTGTGTGCCTGTCGGCATGCTCGAGGATTATCTGCAGCAGCTGAGCAGGCTGCCGCTGAAGCCGGGCTGTATCATTACCGATGTTGGCAGCACCAAAGCCAGCATTGCGGCTTGTGCGCTCTCGCTCGATCTTCCCGGTGTACACTTCATCGGAGGCCATCCGATGGCCGGATCGGAGCGTTCGGGCGTGGAGGCAGCTTCGTCGCTGCTGTTTGAGAATGCATACTATGTGCTGACACCGCCGCCGGGGATTCCCGAAGAGGCTTACAACGCCCTTGAATCGCTGCTTCTACATACGCGAGCGCAGATCGTCCGGCTGGGCCCGGAGCGCCATGATGAGATTGTCGGAGCGATCAGTCATCTGCCGCATATTATTGCGGTGGCGCTGGTTAATCAGATTCACGAATATGATGATTCAGATTCCCTGTTCAGCACGCTGGCCGCCGGCGGCTTCCGGGATATTACGCGGATCGCCTCCAGTGATCCGATTATCTGGCGGGATATCCTCCTGAATAACCGCTCGGTTATGCTGCGTCTGCTCAAGGACTGGAATGATGAGGTATCCACCTTCATCAGTCTGCTCGAGCAGGAGGATGGTACTGGAATCGAGGCTGCTTTTCACGAGGCCAACGAGTTCCGCAGCCAGCTGCCAGAGCGGCGCAAGGGTATGATTGTTCCGCTGTTCGACCTTCATATTGATGTGCCCGATCATCCGGGGATTATCGGACGCATCGCGACAGAGCTTGGCGACCAGGGGATCAACTTAAGCAACGTGCAGATCATTGAGAGCCGGGAGGATGTTCCGGGAATCATGCGCTTATCGTTCCGCCAGGAGCATGATATGGAGCGGGCCAGAACGCTGCTGCAGCAGAATGACTATACGGTATATGTATAA
- a CDS encoding IDEAL domain-containing protein: MDKMKATYEVMLGLAAEMVWDEALRKRRTDILYRKIDTALAAGDEAAFRNLTEELKSLA; this comes from the coding sequence ATGGACAAAATGAAGGCTACCTATGAAGTGATGCTGGGGCTTGCTGCAGAAATGGTTTGGGATGAAGCGTTAAGGAAGCGCCGTACCGACATCTTGTACCGGAAGATCGACACGGCGCTGGCTGCCGGGGATGAGGCGGCTTTCCGGAATCTGACTGAAGAACTGAAAAGTTTGGCATAA
- a CDS encoding DUF1405 domain-containing protein → MPGNWFERLFRQRGIIWLLFIVNLLGTVYGYIWYGNQLVFTAENYPFWLLVFVPDSPTASLFFTAALLLLLYPPKGLKGTMLRQLIEALAVVTSVKYGIWAVSMIAAGGYQGDHVNWKDWMLIISHTGMAVEALIYARFFSFRRMLPLALFWTFANDMVDYSQGVYPWLPSVLDDDVIAVQYFTIGLTLFSTLAAWWFGGRTGSGGLHAKPAGKG, encoded by the coding sequence ATGCCGGGGAATTGGTTTGAGAGATTGTTTAGACAGAGAGGGATTATATGGCTGCTGTTCATAGTAAACCTTCTGGGTACGGTGTACGGATACATATGGTATGGCAATCAGCTAGTGTTCACGGCGGAGAATTACCCTTTCTGGCTGCTGGTCTTTGTTCCGGACAGCCCGACGGCCAGCCTGTTTTTCACAGCTGCCTTACTTCTGCTGCTCTATCCGCCTAAGGGACTTAAGGGAACAATGCTGCGTCAGCTGATTGAGGCACTCGCTGTAGTCACTTCGGTGAAATATGGCATTTGGGCGGTCAGCATGATTGCAGCCGGGGGTTATCAGGGGGATCATGTGAACTGGAAGGACTGGATGCTGATTATATCCCACACGGGGATGGCGGTGGAAGCGCTGATCTACGCCCGGTTCTTCTCCTTCCGGCGCATGCTGCCGCTTGCGCTGTTCTGGACCTTTGCTAATGATATGGTCGATTATTCCCAGGGTGTCTATCCGTGGCTGCCGTCTGTGCTGGATGATGATGTTATTGCCGTCCAGTATTTCACAATAGGGCTGACCCTGTTCAGTACCCTGGCTGCATGGTGGTTCGGCGGCAGAACCGGGAGCGGCGGGCTTCATGCCAAACCTGCCGGCAAGGGCTGA
- a CDS encoding zf-HC2 domain-containing protein produces MQDTRFEVSDERAEAINLKVMERIYLESPWLMPGDGKSAGNTAVFRRRLSLWIACFLAVFISSFLYFTIFKTPSNTTVAQSGIVETGVAGLTLEWSSSYPVESEGGIIEPLVANMGPGHPQYWMVLSTLGVGLSIFLLIRLNRYRRQ; encoded by the coding sequence ATGCAGGACACAAGGTTTGAAGTCAGCGATGAGCGTGCAGAAGCGATTAACCTCAAGGTTATGGAGCGTATCTATCTGGAAAGTCCCTGGCTTATGCCCGGTGACGGGAAGTCTGCAGGGAACACTGCTGTATTCCGCCGCCGTTTAAGCCTGTGGATTGCCTGCTTCCTGGCGGTGTTTATCTCCAGCTTTTTATATTTTACAATATTCAAAACACCCTCAAATACTACGGTGGCACAGAGCGGGATTGTAGAAACCGGTGTGGCCGGCCTTACGCTGGAATGGTCCTCTTCTTACCCGGTAGAATCTGAAGGCGGAATTATTGAACCGCTGGTTGCGAATATGGGACCGGGCCATCCGCAATACTGGATGGTATTATCGACACTGGGTGTCGGGTTGTCTATATTCCTGCTGATCCGGCTCAACCGTTACCGCAGACAATAA
- a CDS encoding c-type cytochrome: protein MAHKDDSKEKVVFVGDSRVRKGNGFITPPDYTAYPGKSEAFIPNFLLKEWMVGVVVLVGILVLTISEPAPLGFPANAAATVIPIPDWYFLFLYQYLKLPYASGDYIVLGTLGVTGVAFGALLLAPFLDTGRERRFYRRPVASSLMFLSLAAVIYLTNTAWTEYKHEMAETNQVPEDVQREEKAAENRAAGLPATSAVQTKEVAIVDKADPAMELYKQATCIACHAADMKGTGGPPSLRGVGDKHDKDAILTIIKDGKGQMPPMYETALGAGLSEQDIDDLAGWLAKQKSEQ, encoded by the coding sequence ATGGCGCATAAAGACGACTCCAAAGAGAAGGTGGTATTCGTAGGGGATTCCCGGGTCCGTAAGGGTAACGGGTTCATTACTCCACCTGACTACACGGCGTATCCGGGGAAGTCGGAGGCCTTCATTCCGAATTTTCTCCTTAAAGAATGGATGGTTGGTGTGGTCGTGCTCGTTGGAATTCTCGTACTGACGATCTCGGAGCCGGCACCGCTAGGGTTTCCGGCCAACGCGGCAGCGACGGTAATTCCGATCCCTGACTGGTATTTCCTGTTCCTCTATCAGTATCTGAAGCTCCCATATGCTTCTGGAGACTACATCGTACTCGGGACGCTCGGTGTTACCGGCGTGGCGTTTGGTGCGCTGCTCCTGGCCCCGTTTCTCGATACCGGCCGGGAGCGCCGTTTTTACCGCAGACCTGTCGCTTCTTCGCTGATGTTCCTGTCGCTGGCGGCTGTCATTTATTTGACCAACACTGCCTGGACGGAATACAAGCATGAAATGGCAGAGACTAACCAGGTTCCCGAAGATGTGCAGCGGGAAGAAAAAGCAGCCGAGAACAGGGCGGCCGGCCTGCCGGCCACCAGTGCAGTGCAGACGAAAGAAGTCGCCATTGTGGACAAGGCCGACCCGGCGATGGAGCTCTATAAACAGGCTACCTGCATAGCCTGTCATGCGGCAGATATGAAGGGGACCGGCGGACCGCCATCCTTGCGCGGTGTCGGCGATAAGCATGATAAGGACGCCATTCTTACTATCATTAAAGACGGCAAGGGCCAGATGCCCCCTATGTACGAAACAGCACTCGGAGCAGGATTGTCTGAGCAGGATATCGATGATCTGGCCGGCTGGCTTGCCAAACAAAAAAGCGAACAGTAA
- a CDS encoding sigma-70 family RNA polymerase sigma factor, which yields MTDSQLIQLIKQGDTELYSELMRRYQRKILAFVYHMLKNSHMELIAEDLCSETFYKAFRSLHSFREVDASFSTWLYTIARNTVLSELRKNRAGNVSLEESGFTPVAPPEVAPEQAALRKERMNLAREAINNLPEKQRSALILREYDQMDYQEIAVILDQSVSSVKSLLFRARSSVKLQLESYFYEPEVEEQAERV from the coding sequence ATGACGGATTCCCAGTTGATCCAGCTAATCAAGCAAGGCGATACAGAATTATATTCAGAGCTGATGAGGCGCTATCAACGCAAGATATTGGCATTTGTATATCATATGCTCAAGAACTCCCATATGGAGCTTATTGCTGAAGATCTCTGCTCAGAGACCTTCTACAAGGCGTTCCGGAGTCTTCATTCCTTCCGCGAGGTAGATGCTTCATTCTCAACATGGCTGTATACGATTGCCCGCAATACGGTGCTCAGTGAGCTCCGCAAGAACCGTGCCGGCAATGTATCGCTTGAAGAGAGCGGATTTACTCCAGTGGCCCCGCCGGAAGTAGCTCCGGAGCAGGCGGCATTACGCAAAGAACGGATGAATCTGGCCCGGGAAGCAATCAATAATCTCCCGGAGAAGCAGCGCTCAGCACTGATTCTGCGTGAATATGATCAGATGGATTATCAGGAAATTGCCGTAATTCTGGATCAGAGCGTCAGCTCTGTGAAATCATTATTGTTCCGTGCGAGGAGCAGTGTGAAGCTCCAGCTTGAATCCTATTTTTATGAGCCTGAAGTCGAAGAGCAGGCTGAGAGGGTGTAA
- a CDS encoding DUF2487 family protein, with translation MKFSDFDSKTWEEDGQYYDTCLIPYCGLQGTENPPETVAALARQRNFLEMAEKPFQGRIVTYPAVQYAGAESIVLINELCRKVKSTFFQYAVVMSANEMLDGWVVYESDLVLSLPGFKGDSHTAISSWVRDGIQGLWQREK, from the coding sequence ATGAAATTTAGCGATTTTGACAGTAAGACTTGGGAAGAGGACGGGCAGTACTATGACACCTGCCTGATTCCATACTGCGGACTTCAAGGTACCGAGAATCCTCCTGAGACGGTTGCGGCGCTTGCCCGGCAGCGGAATTTCCTCGAAATGGCCGAGAAGCCTTTTCAGGGACGGATCGTAACCTATCCGGCAGTTCAGTACGCAGGAGCCGAAAGTATTGTTTTAATAAACGAGCTTTGCCGAAAAGTCAAATCCACCTTCTTCCAGTATGCCGTGGTGATGTCTGCGAATGAAATGCTGGATGGCTGGGTTGTTTATGAAAGCGATTTAGTCCTGTCCCTGCCTGGCTTTAAGGGTGATTCGCATACGGCAATAAGCTCCTGGGTAAGAGATGGAATTCAAGGATTATGGCAACGTGAAAAATAA
- a CDS encoding ubiquinol-cytochrome c reductase iron-sulfur subunit, whose product MSSLNEEQESPQGPPGRKDISRRQFLTYTLGGATAFMGAGVLLPMIRFAVDPILHKRGEGDFIKVAEVSAITGVPQEFTFELPQQDGWYASIATLTAWIRKDESGQIYALSPICKHLGCTVGWNNDQAYPDEYHCPCHGARYTKLGKNLAVAAKPLDQYTTKIDGGWVYLGDIVPNTEANKEA is encoded by the coding sequence ATGAGCAGTCTCAATGAAGAGCAGGAATCACCGCAAGGACCGCCCGGCCGGAAAGACATTTCGCGCAGACAATTTTTGACCTACACGCTTGGCGGTGCAACCGCTTTTATGGGGGCCGGAGTCCTTCTGCCGATGATCCGCTTTGCCGTGGACCCGATCTTACATAAAAGAGGCGAAGGGGATTTTATCAAGGTAGCTGAAGTCTCCGCAATTACCGGCGTGCCCCAGGAATTCACCTTTGAGCTGCCGCAGCAGGACGGATGGTATGCCAGCATAGCCACACTGACGGCGTGGATCCGCAAAGACGAGAGCGGGCAAATCTACGCGCTGTCGCCGATCTGTAAGCATTTGGGCTGTACTGTAGGCTGGAATAATGATCAGGCTTATCCGGATGAGTATCACTGCCCCTGCCACGGGGCACGGTATACGAAGCTGGGCAAGAATCTGGCCGTTGCCGCTAAGCCGCTTGACCAGTATACGACGAAGATAGACGGCGGCTGGGTGTATCTTGGTGATATTGTTCCCAACACTGAAGCTAACAAGGAGGCGTGA
- the hisC gene encoding histidinol-phosphate transaminase, with product MNPKPNIVDLPVYKPGKPIEEVKKELGLNDVIKLASNENPYGAAPSARAAIVAELDNLYLYPDGSAAELTSALAKHLEVTSENIIFGCGSDEIIALIARAFFLPGDETIMADQTFSVYKSNADIEGAVTIEVPLKDGTHDLDAMLAKITDRTKVIWVCNPNNPTGTIVPEDALVAFLDAVPAEVMVVLDEAYYEYVMDLSYTNGIKLLSAYPNLVVLRTFSKIYGLAALRIGYGVASPQIINLINKVREPFNTTRLAQVGALAALADQEYVEKCRTLNSAGIQQLQGEFKRLGLDSFPANGNFIMVDVRKPAFEVFDALLRQGIIVRAGHHRYPTYIRVTVGSAEQNVAFITALERALEEQEVRV from the coding sequence ATGAACCCGAAACCGAATATTGTCGACCTCCCTGTCTACAAGCCGGGGAAACCGATTGAAGAAGTCAAGAAGGAGCTGGGCTTAAACGATGTGATTAAGCTGGCTTCCAATGAGAATCCTTATGGAGCAGCACCAAGCGCAAGAGCCGCAATTGTTGCGGAGCTGGATAACCTGTACTTGTACCCGGACGGCTCAGCCGCCGAGCTGACTTCGGCCCTGGCTAAGCATCTGGAAGTCACAAGTGAGAATATTATTTTCGGCTGCGGCTCGGATGAGATTATTGCTCTGATCGCCCGTGCCTTCTTCCTGCCCGGGGATGAGACGATTATGGCCGATCAGACGTTCTCCGTGTATAAGAGCAATGCCGATATTGAAGGTGCGGTGACGATTGAAGTTCCGCTTAAGGATGGAACGCATGATTTGGACGCTATGCTTGCTAAGATTACAGACCGTACCAAAGTAATCTGGGTATGCAATCCGAACAACCCGACCGGGACGATCGTACCTGAGGATGCCCTTGTTGCATTCCTGGATGCTGTCCCTGCTGAAGTCATGGTTGTGCTGGATGAGGCTTACTATGAATATGTAATGGATCTCAGCTACACAAACGGAATTAAGCTGCTGTCTGCCTACCCGAACCTGGTTGTACTGCGGACCTTCTCGAAGATTTACGGCCTTGCAGCCCTCCGTATCGGCTATGGGGTAGCCAGCCCGCAGATCATCAACCTGATTAACAAGGTCCGGGAACCTTTCAATACGACCCGTCTGGCGCAGGTTGGAGCACTCGCAGCACTGGCCGACCAGGAGTATGTAGAGAAATGCCGTACCCTTAACAGTGCCGGTATTCAGCAGCTGCAGGGTGAATTCAAGCGGCTTGGGCTGGATTCCTTCCCGGCTAACGGAAACTTCATCATGGTGGATGTACGCAAGCCTGCCTTTGAAGTATTCGACGCTTTGCTGCGGCAGGGGATTATCGTCAGAGCAGGCCATCACCGTTACCCGACCTATATCCGGGTTACAGTCGGATCTGCCGAGCAGAACGTAGCCTTCATCACTGCCCTGGAGCGGGCGCTTGAGGAGCAGGAAGTGCGCGTATAA
- the qcrB gene encoding menaquinol-cytochrome c reductase cytochrome b subunit has product MFKNVYNWIDERLDITPIWRDVADHEVPEHVNPAHHFSAFVYCFGGLTFFITVIQILSGMFLTMYYVPDIMNAYASVEYLQTKVAFGNIVRGMHHWGASLVIVMMFLHTMRVFFTGSYKAPREMNWVVGMLIFFVMLGLGLTGYLLPWDNKAYFATKVTLEIANSVPVMGPVLKELMQGGTIVGAETLTRFFALHVFFLPAVLLILLVGHFIMIRRQGISGPL; this is encoded by the coding sequence GTGTTTAAAAATGTCTATAACTGGATTGATGAACGTCTGGATATTACGCCAATCTGGAGAGATGTTGCCGACCATGAGGTGCCTGAGCATGTCAATCCGGCCCATCACTTCTCAGCCTTCGTGTACTGCTTCGGCGGGTTAACTTTTTTCATCACTGTTATACAGATCCTCTCAGGCATGTTTCTGACGATGTATTATGTACCCGATATTATGAATGCCTATGCCAGTGTGGAATATTTGCAGACAAAGGTAGCCTTCGGAAATATCGTCCGCGGGATGCATCACTGGGGGGCCAGTCTGGTCATCGTCATGATGTTCCTTCATACCATGCGGGTATTCTTCACCGGTTCCTACAAAGCTCCGCGTGAAATGAACTGGGTGGTGGGCATGCTGATCTTTTTCGTCATGCTTGGCCTGGGACTGACCGGTTATCTGCTGCCATGGGACAATAAAGCATATTTCGCCACCAAGGTAACGCTTGAGATCGCTAACTCTGTGCCGGTTATGGGACCGGTACTGAAGGAGCTGATGCAAGGGGGGACGATTGTCGGTGCCGAGACGCTGACCCGGTTCTTTGCCCTGCATGTGTTCTTCCTCCCGGCAGTTCTGCTCATTCTGCTCGTCGGCCACTTCATTATGATCCGCAGGCAGGGTATTTCCGGTCCGTTATAA
- the trpA gene encoding tryptophan synthase subunit alpha: protein MTTDTTNRMDLAFKKLRAEGRTALIPFLTVGDPDLETTLEIIAELEAAGADILELGVPYSDPLADGPVIQRASSRALRSKVHLRTCMETALKARQAGSQLPFILFTYYNPVMQMGLDTFFSELAAHEISGLIIPDLPVEESGEMRERSRAAGVSLIPLVAPTSSERIARIVSGASGFIYCVSSLGVTGERSAFHSGVDEFIESVRRATDLPVAVGFGISTGEQVARFAKICDGVVVGSAIVRKVEDVIPLLAQPETRSEGLLQIREFVAQLRP, encoded by the coding sequence ATGACGACCGATACGACCAACCGGATGGATCTTGCTTTCAAAAAACTGCGGGCAGAGGGCCGTACAGCACTTATCCCTTTCCTTACAGTCGGAGATCCCGATCTTGAAACTACACTGGAGATCATTGCCGAGCTGGAGGCGGCCGGTGCGGATATTCTGGAGCTGGGCGTTCCCTACTCCGATCCGCTGGCTGACGGTCCGGTGATTCAGCGGGCTTCCTCGCGGGCCTTGCGCAGCAAAGTCCATCTGCGCACCTGCATGGAAACGGCTCTCAAGGCCCGGCAAGCCGGCAGCCAGCTGCCGTTCATCCTGTTCACCTATTATAATCCGGTGATGCAGATGGGACTGGATACCTTCTTCTCTGAGCTTGCAGCCCATGAGATCAGCGGACTGATCATTCCTGATCTGCCGGTTGAAGAATCAGGAGAAATGCGTGAGCGCAGCCGGGCAGCGGGCGTGAGCCTCATTCCGCTGGTGGCTCCGACCTCCAGTGAACGGATTGCCCGGATTGTCTCAGGTGCCAGCGGCTTTATCTATTGTGTCTCTTCACTCGGGGTTACCGGTGAACGCTCGGCTTTTCATAGCGGTGTAGATGAGTTTATTGAGTCTGTCCGCCGTGCAACAGATCTGCCTGTTGCCGTCGGTTTCGGAATTTCCACCGGGGAGCAGGTCGCCCGGTTTGCGAAGATTTGCGATGGTGTAGTCGTCGGCAGCGCGATTGTCCGTAAAGTGGAGGATGTAATTCCGCTGCTTGCGCAGCCGGAGACAAGAAGTGAGGGGCTGTTGCAAATTCGTGAATTTGTGGCACAATTAAGACCATAA
- a CDS encoding sporulation protein YpjB codes for MPRGKIIAVTGIMLCWLLAGVHSGKALADAEAAAAGTASETYIEAASVTVSDPAALTGRSGAQRLEQAAEAFYGYVLEGNVLKARQVSEQIAQIFISSSFDGLTTVEGINALSAVIMDMKSALAAVEPAPEKWEAVAARLRLAANSLNHPRQPMWLQYYKLVREDLNDMEQSAAGSDLKSWKAALSRLQSRYETIRPAVIISSPPEAVKTFDSWLSYAEGVGSSPQPLERARLLEIVSYGQDAVRVLFGKERDEPALSLPLAPQQYGAWGALAGAFIFSVLIYAAYRKYRGQNGEWKAV; via the coding sequence ATGCCGCGCGGGAAAATCATTGCTGTAACAGGAATAATGTTGTGCTGGCTGCTGGCCGGCGTTCATAGCGGAAAGGCTCTGGCGGATGCGGAGGCTGCTGCCGCCGGCACCGCATCTGAGACGTATATAGAAGCTGCAAGTGTCACAGTGAGTGATCCTGCTGCACTCACGGGCAGAAGCGGGGCACAGCGGCTGGAACAGGCAGCGGAAGCCTTCTATGGCTACGTGCTTGAAGGCAACGTGCTCAAGGCGAGGCAGGTAAGCGAGCAAATCGCTCAGATTTTTATCTCCTCTTCTTTTGACGGCTTAACTACGGTAGAAGGAATTAATGCCCTATCCGCGGTAATTATGGATATGAAATCTGCTTTGGCCGCCGTAGAGCCAGCTCCTGAGAAATGGGAGGCTGTTGCCGCAAGGCTCCGCCTTGCCGCGAATAGCCTGAATCATCCCCGCCAGCCGATGTGGCTGCAGTATTACAAGCTGGTCCGCGAGGACCTGAATGATATGGAGCAAAGCGCTGCCGGAAGTGATCTTAAGAGCTGGAAGGCTGCATTATCCCGGCTGCAGAGCAGATATGAGACGATCCGGCCGGCGGTCATCATCTCCAGCCCGCCGGAGGCGGTGAAGACCTTTGATTCCTGGCTGTCTTATGCAGAAGGCGTCGGATCATCACCGCAGCCGCTTGAGCGTGCCAGGCTGCTGGAGATTGTCTCTTACGGGCAGGACGCCGTACGTGTGTTGTTCGGCAAGGAACGTGATGAGCCGGCCCTGTCCCTGCCGCTTGCACCGCAGCAGTACGGAGCCTGGGGCGCACTGGCCGGTGCTTTTATCTTCTCGGTGCTGATCTATGCCGCCTACCGCAAATACCGCGGACAGAATGGAGAATGGAAGGCGGTATAG
- a CDS encoding YitT family protein, producing the protein MNTSFKLSTISKTVAPIMLGAAIYAFGLLYFIVPNQLMEGGVTGITILLNYAFSVPIFLSTLLLNLPLFLLGWKVLGANQIVYTGVGIGSLSFFLWLFERMIAAGWIVTFSTEHDFILASLYAGVTLGLGLGIVFRFGGTTGGVDIVARILGRKFGWSMGQIILAVDVIIIGASLLYIPREKILYTLVAVFIASRVIDFIQEGAYAAKAFTIISDDAPQIADLITAEMERGVTLIPAIGAYSKQAKHMVYCVVSRQEIRRLSLLVKSVDPKAFVIISDVHDVHGEGFRET; encoded by the coding sequence ATGAATACATCATTCAAACTCAGCACAATCAGCAAAACAGTTGCCCCAATCATGCTGGGGGCGGCGATTTACGCATTCGGACTTCTATACTTTATCGTACCCAATCAGCTCATGGAGGGCGGCGTAACCGGGATTACCATCCTGCTCAACTATGCCTTCAGCGTCCCTATCTTCTTAAGCACCCTGCTGCTCAACCTTCCGCTCTTTCTGCTGGGCTGGAAGGTGCTTGGTGCCAATCAGATTGTCTATACCGGCGTGGGGATCGGCTCTTTGTCATTTTTCCTCTGGCTGTTCGAGCGCATGATTGCCGCCGGCTGGATTGTTACGTTCAGCACAGAGCATGATTTTATTCTTGCTTCATTATATGCCGGCGTAACGCTGGGTCTGGGCCTCGGGATTGTCTTCCGTTTCGGCGGCACAACCGGCGGGGTCGATATCGTAGCCCGGATACTCGGACGCAAGTTCGGCTGGAGTATGGGCCAGATCATCCTGGCAGTGGATGTTATCATTATCGGCGCTTCCCTGCTCTATATTCCCCGCGAAAAGATACTATACACGCTCGTAGCCGTCTTCATCGCTTCGCGTGTGATTGATTTCATTCAGGAAGGGGCTTACGCCGCCAAGGCGTTCACCATCATCAGTGATGATGCCCCGCAGATTGCCGATCTGATTACAGCGGAAATGGAGCGCGGTGTAACGCTGATCCCGGCAATCGGAGCCTACTCCAAGCAAGCGAAGCATATGGTCTACTGTGTGGTATCCAGACAGGAAATCCGCCGGCTCAGCCTGCTGGTCAAATCGGTTGATCCGAAGGCATTCGTTATTATCAGCGATGTTCATGATGTGCACGGCGAGGGTTTCCGGGAAACCTGA